From one Phocaeicola salanitronis DSM 18170 genomic stretch:
- the gltX gene encoding glutamate--tRNA ligase: MAEKKVRVRFAPSPTGALHIGGVRTALYNYLFARQHGGDLVFRIEDTDSNRFVPGAEEYILESFNWLGIKFDEGVSFGGNYGPYRQSERRDIYKKYVKVLLDSGKAYLAFDTPEELEAKRKEVPNFQYDASTRMAMRNSLTLPEEEVSKLIADGKQYVVRFKIEPNEDVHVNDIIRGDVVINSSILDDKVLYKSADELPTYHLANIVDDHLMEISHVIRGEEWLPSAPLHVLLYRAFGWEDTMPQFAHLPLLLKPEGNGKLSKRDGDRLGFPVFPLEWHDPKTGEVSSGYRESGYLPEAVINFLALLGWNPGNDQEIMSLDELVKLFNLSHCSKAGAKFDYKKGIWFNHEYILRKSDEEIAGLFKPVLEAHGIAVQDYSDAYLTKVVSLVKSRVNFVKELWEQARFFFVAPDTYAEKDVKKRWSADTPRIMGELMDVLRGIEDFTSKPSEDIVIGWITEKGYHMGNVMNAFRLAVVGECKGPHMFDITELLGKEETLARIEKAIQTL; encoded by the coding sequence ATGGCAGAAAAGAAAGTAAGAGTCCGTTTTGCTCCGAGCCCTACCGGAGCATTGCATATAGGCGGTGTGCGCACTGCTTTGTATAATTATCTGTTTGCCCGCCAACACGGGGGAGATTTGGTTTTCCGCATCGAAGATACCGATTCAAACCGTTTCGTGCCGGGAGCGGAAGAGTATATACTTGAATCTTTTAACTGGTTGGGAATCAAGTTCGACGAAGGAGTAAGCTTCGGAGGAAACTATGGTCCGTACCGCCAGTCGGAACGTCGGGATATCTATAAGAAATATGTAAAAGTGCTGCTTGACAGCGGCAAAGCTTACCTCGCGTTTGACACTCCCGAAGAATTGGAGGCGAAACGTAAGGAGGTTCCCAATTTCCAATATGATGCTTCTACCCGCATGGCCATGCGCAATTCGCTGACCCTGCCGGAAGAGGAAGTCAGCAAGCTGATTGCCGACGGCAAGCAATATGTGGTCCGTTTCAAGATAGAACCTAATGAAGATGTTCATGTAAACGACATTATCCGTGGCGACGTAGTTATCAATTCATCGATATTGGACGATAAAGTATTGTATAAATCGGCGGACGAGTTGCCTACCTATCATTTGGCAAATATCGTAGACGACCATTTAATGGAGATTTCCCATGTCATCCGCGGCGAGGAGTGGCTGCCTTCGGCACCGTTGCATGTGTTGTTGTACCGGGCATTTGGCTGGGAAGATACCATGCCTCAGTTCGCCCATTTGCCTTTGCTGCTGAAACCGGAAGGGAACGGAAAGCTGAGCAAGCGTGACGGTGACCGCTTGGGATTCCCCGTATTTCCGTTGGAATGGCACGACCCGAAGACAGGCGAAGTGTCATCGGGTTATCGCGAATCGGGTTATCTGCCCGAGGCGGTCATCAATTTCCTGGCTTTGTTAGGCTGGAATCCGGGCAATGACCAGGAAATCATGTCGCTGGACGAGCTTGTCAAACTCTTCAACCTAAGCCATTGCAGCAAGGCAGGCGCTAAATTCGATTATAAAAAAGGCATTTGGTTCAACCATGAATATATTCTGCGCAAATCCGATGAAGAAATCGCCGGATTGTTCAAGCCTGTATTGGAAGCTCACGGCATAGCCGTACAGGATTATTCGGATGCCTATCTGACCAAAGTTGTCTCGTTGGTAAAGAGCCGTGTCAACTTTGTGAAGGAGCTTTGGGAGCAAGCCCGTTTCTTCTTCGTGGCTCCCGACACGTATGCCGAAAAAGATGTGAAAAAGCGCTGGAGCGCCGATACCCCGCGCATTATGGGCGAACTGATGGACGTATTGCGTGGCATCGAAGACTTTACGTCAAAGCCTTCTGAAGATATCGTAATCGGTTGGATTACCGAAAAAGGCTACCACATGGGCAATGTGATGAATGCTTTCCGTCTGGCTGTAGTAGGCGAATGCAAAGGCCCGCACATGTTCGACATCACCGAACTGCTGGGCAAAGAAGAAACATTGGCTCGAATCGAAAAAGCAATCCAGACATTATGA
- a CDS encoding DUF6261 family protein, with the protein MKAIIYGFSKHNARNAQHMQFIADVLAAVPETFAAEQGFAAQRTAFAEAAAAEEECFRPDKGYLNTAEIKKADKKRDETFLFYKQIAQAYADYCPDEEKRQAGKTVAFAFREAGKATKLDYASETAVLGDLAAKLTDVTYVRALDEIGMGDAATVIKDANDAFNAVYLERSAQERDRALGTTMKELRPVSDAAFEELAKTINALYAANELVTKDEEKRAALEKVIDDVNAVVVRFRKTISRAPASDDEAEPAAE; encoded by the coding sequence ATGAAAGCCATTATTTACGGATTTTCTAAACATAATGCACGCAACGCACAACACATGCAATTCATCGCCGATGTGCTGGCAGCCGTGCCCGAAACGTTCGCCGCTGAACAAGGATTTGCCGCGCAACGCACGGCGTTTGCCGAGGCTGCAGCCGCCGAAGAAGAATGTTTCCGGCCCGACAAGGGATATCTGAACACCGCCGAAATAAAAAAGGCTGACAAGAAACGCGACGAGACCTTCCTTTTCTATAAACAAATAGCGCAGGCGTACGCCGACTATTGTCCCGATGAGGAAAAACGACAGGCAGGCAAGACGGTAGCCTTCGCCTTCCGCGAAGCAGGGAAAGCAACCAAACTCGACTACGCCAGCGAGACCGCTGTTCTCGGCGACCTCGCCGCGAAGCTGACTGACGTGACTTACGTCCGAGCACTTGACGAAATCGGGATGGGCGATGCCGCCACGGTGATTAAGGATGCGAACGATGCCTTCAACGCCGTCTACCTGGAGCGCAGCGCACAGGAGCGCGACCGTGCGTTGGGAACCACGATGAAGGAGCTGCGCCCCGTGAGCGACGCCGCGTTCGAGGAGCTGGCGAAAACGATAAATGCCCTCTACGCCGCCAACGAACTGGTGACGAAGGACGAAGAGAAACGAGCCGCACTGGAAAAGGTAATCGATGACGTGAACGCCGTAGTGGTGCGCTTCCGCAAGACCATCAGCCGAGCACCGGCATCGGACGATGAGGCGGAACCTGCCGCCGAGTAA
- a CDS encoding lysophospholipid acyltransferase family protein, producing MMYPLLRFFLKLFSCIPWCILYALSDGLFCLLYYVAGYRRKIVRQNLTESFPEKSLPEIRQIEKDFYHFFADTILESYKLASISPEELRKRMKFKNVEAVNAKSREGKSVSVYLGHYGNWEWVSSMPLWLEKSVEGVQIYHKLRNQTMERLMLYIRERMGGISVEMHKTARYITELVNSRKVCVIGFIADQSPKKRESRYFLPFLHHKTPVLTGTEKITKHYGFEAFFLDVKRVKRGYYEAEFVQLHDAPQSLPDFELTVLYFQHLEQAIQRQPELYLWTHNRFKHAEKTK from the coding sequence ATGATGTATCCGTTGCTTCGTTTTTTTCTAAAGCTGTTTTCATGCATCCCTTGGTGTATCTTGTATGCGCTGTCGGACGGCCTGTTCTGCCTGTTGTACTACGTAGCCGGCTACCGCCGGAAGATTGTACGGCAGAACCTGACCGAATCTTTCCCCGAAAAAAGCTTGCCTGAAATCAGGCAGATAGAAAAAGACTTCTACCATTTCTTTGCGGACACGATACTGGAAAGCTACAAGCTGGCTTCCATTTCGCCGGAAGAATTGCGGAAGCGGATGAAGTTCAAGAACGTTGAGGCTGTAAACGCAAAGTCCAGGGAAGGGAAATCCGTTTCTGTCTATTTAGGGCACTACGGGAATTGGGAATGGGTTTCCTCCATGCCTCTATGGTTAGAGAAAAGCGTAGAAGGCGTCCAGATTTACCATAAGCTGCGCAACCAGACCATGGAGCGGCTGATGCTGTACATTCGCGAACGCATGGGAGGCATCAGCGTGGAAATGCATAAAACGGCACGCTATATTACTGAGCTGGTGAACAGCCGTAAAGTCTGCGTTATCGGATTCATCGCAGACCAGTCGCCAAAGAAAAGGGAATCCCGCTACTTCTTGCCTTTTCTGCACCATAAGACTCCCGTATTGACCGGGACGGAAAAGATTACGAAGCATTACGGATTCGAAGCCTTTTTTCTGGATGTGAAAAGGGTGAAGCGAGGATATTATGAAGCTGAGTTTGTACAGCTGCACGATGCGCCCCAGTCGTTGCCCGACTTTGAGCTGACCGTCCTCTATTTCCAACACTTGGAACAGGCGATTCAACGCCAGCCGGAATTATATTTGTGGACGCATAACCGGTTTAAACACGCAGAAAAAACGAAATAA
- a CDS encoding stealth family protein — MDIDFVITWVDMDDPKWQADFMKYSGNKNNTKNGVSKARFRDYGFLKYWFRGVEKFAPWVRKIHFVTSGQKPEWLDENNPKIHLVNHKDFIPEQFLPTYNSVVIERYMYRIPGLAEHFVYFNDDFYIINHVSTERFFRNGLPCDIATFLYNPSWSQWYKRIKNNLRIINRHFDKKEVMERFHDKWFHESYGSKARWNYLLKPYGKFITLRTPHNAQAYLKSTFEEVWAAAGKELTETSVNRFRALNDYTPELFRTWQICRGNFEPYNTYRDTKMFPLMIRPKQAVRAIYNQSYSLICLNDNVHIRRYEQVMENIKNAFEHILPEKSGFER, encoded by the coding sequence ATGGATATAGATTTTGTGATTACATGGGTTGACATGGACGATCCGAAGTGGCAAGCGGATTTCATGAAGTATTCCGGAAACAAGAACAATACGAAAAACGGAGTTTCCAAAGCCCGTTTCCGCGATTACGGTTTCCTGAAATACTGGTTTCGCGGAGTGGAGAAATTTGCTCCATGGGTACGCAAGATACATTTCGTCACCAGCGGGCAGAAGCCGGAATGGCTCGACGAGAACAATCCGAAGATTCATTTGGTAAACCATAAGGACTTCATTCCGGAACAGTTCCTGCCTACGTACAATTCGGTGGTAATCGAACGCTACATGTACCGGATTCCCGGCTTGGCAGAGCACTTTGTCTATTTCAACGACGACTTCTATATCATCAACCACGTAAGCACGGAGCGCTTCTTCCGGAACGGGCTGCCTTGCGACATTGCCACCTTCCTCTACAATCCCTCGTGGTCGCAGTGGTACAAGCGAATCAAGAACAACCTGCGCATCATCAACCGCCATTTCGACAAGAAAGAAGTGATGGAACGCTTCCACGACAAATGGTTCCACGAAAGCTATGGCTCCAAAGCCCGCTGGAATTACCTGCTGAAACCGTACGGCAAATTCATAACGTTGCGCACACCACACAATGCGCAGGCCTATCTGAAATCCACTTTCGAGGAAGTATGGGCTGCAGCCGGAAAAGAACTTACCGAAACATCCGTCAACCGTTTCCGTGCCTTGAACGACTATACGCCCGAACTCTTCCGCACCTGGCAAATCTGCCGGGGGAACTTCGAGCCTTACAATACCTATCGCGACACCAAGATGTTCCCGCTCATGATCCGCCCCAAGCAGGCGGTGCGGGCGATTTACAACCAATCGTATTCGCTGATTTGCCTGAACGACAATGTGCACATCCGCCGTTACGAACAGGTAATGGAGAACATCAAGAACGCCTTCGAGCATATCTTGCCCGAAAAATCGGGTTTCGAACGGTAA
- a CDS encoding HD family phosphohydrolase: MKSFRTERQFSYKKFLYQCGIFLAAVVLIVYFLPREGQFNYQFDINKPWKYGLLQASFDFPIYKGEDEVKREQDSIMKNYHPYFQLSETVADQVISQFESDYNRQLRQVIPDPTYSHHIERMLRTIYEKGVMPVEQLAQLRKDSILSIQIVYKNTSILQSISEIYSTKQAYEALINSDTVHYSKNLLQRCNLNNYLTTNLIYDANKSESAKKDLLSSVSWANGFVMNGQKIIDRGEIINRQTYNILKSLEKEWDKRSETVTEKRLTLLGQILFVSILIGCFMGYLALFRYDYYQKKGCLSVLFFLIIFFPVVSAVMVSHPFMSIYIVPFSMLPMIVRIFLDSRTAFMAHIITILLCSICLRSPHEFILLQSVAGMVSIYSLRELSQRSQLLRSALIVVASYALLYFALDLIHVNDLSQLSTSMYINFVINGILLLFTYPLLFILEKTFGFTSNVTLVELSNINNKLMREMSEVAPGTFNHSLQLANLAAAAANRIDANSQLVRTGAMYHDIGKMLNPAFFTENQSGVNPHDQLSYKQSAQIVISHVTDGLKLADKNNLPQVIKDFIRTHHGKGLTKYFYISYQNEHPDEEVDKEAFRYPGPNPFTKEQAILMMADSVEAASRSLHEYTEESISNLVDKIIDAQVQEGYFKECPITFKDIAAVKSVFKEKLKTMYHTRISYPELKNAPASEDKK; the protein is encoded by the coding sequence ATGAAAAGTTTCCGAACAGAAAGACAGTTTTCGTATAAGAAATTCCTTTATCAGTGTGGAATTTTCCTGGCAGCGGTAGTCCTTATCGTCTATTTCCTGCCTCGTGAAGGCCAGTTCAACTACCAATTTGACATCAACAAACCATGGAAATACGGATTGCTTCAAGCTTCTTTTGATTTCCCCATCTATAAAGGCGAAGACGAGGTGAAGCGGGAACAAGACAGCATCATGAAGAATTATCACCCTTATTTCCAATTATCCGAAACTGTGGCAGATCAGGTAATCAGCCAATTCGAATCGGACTATAACCGGCAATTGCGCCAGGTTATTCCTGACCCTACTTATTCACACCACATCGAGCGCATGCTGCGTACCATCTACGAAAAAGGAGTGATGCCGGTAGAGCAATTGGCACAACTGCGTAAAGACAGCATTCTCAGCATTCAGATTGTGTATAAGAATACATCCATTCTGCAAAGTATCAGTGAAATCTACAGCACGAAGCAGGCATACGAAGCGTTGATAAACTCGGATACCGTTCATTACAGCAAGAACTTGCTTCAACGGTGCAATTTAAACAACTATCTGACTACGAACTTGATTTATGATGCCAACAAGTCGGAATCGGCTAAGAAAGACCTGCTCTCCAGTGTTTCGTGGGCAAACGGTTTTGTAATGAACGGGCAAAAGATTATCGACCGGGGCGAGATTATCAACCGGCAGACCTACAACATTCTGAAATCTTTGGAAAAGGAATGGGACAAGCGGAGCGAGACCGTCACAGAGAAACGGCTGACCCTGTTGGGGCAGATTTTATTCGTGTCTATCCTGATAGGCTGCTTTATGGGGTATCTTGCCCTTTTCCGTTACGATTATTACCAGAAGAAAGGATGCCTCAGCGTGCTTTTCTTTCTTATCATCTTTTTCCCGGTGGTTTCTGCCGTCATGGTTTCCCATCCCTTCATGAGTATCTACATCGTGCCGTTCAGTATGTTGCCCATGATTGTCCGCATTTTCTTGGACTCGCGTACGGCTTTTATGGCACATATCATTACGATTCTGCTTTGCTCCATTTGCCTGCGTTCCCCTCACGAGTTTATCCTCTTGCAAAGTGTAGCCGGCATGGTAAGTATATATAGCCTGCGCGAATTGTCACAACGTTCCCAGCTTTTGCGCAGTGCGCTGATTGTCGTGGCATCATACGCTTTGCTCTATTTTGCCCTCGACCTGATTCATGTCAACGATCTTTCCCAACTCAGCACCTCTATGTATATCAATTTCGTGATTAACGGCATTCTGTTGCTTTTTACTTATCCGCTGCTGTTCATCCTCGAAAAGACATTCGGGTTTACCTCTAATGTGACATTGGTGGAATTGTCAAACATCAACAACAAGCTGATGCGGGAAATGTCGGAAGTGGCTCCTGGCACGTTCAACCACTCCTTGCAATTGGCGAATCTTGCCGCTGCGGCAGCTAACCGTATTGATGCCAACAGCCAGTTGGTACGTACAGGCGCTATGTATCACGATATAGGCAAGATGCTGAATCCGGCTTTCTTTACCGAGAACCAGTCTGGAGTCAATCCGCACGACCAATTGAGTTATAAGCAAAGTGCCCAGATTGTAATCAGTCATGTGACAGACGGGCTGAAACTGGCAGACAAGAATAATCTGCCGCAAGTTATTAAAGATTTTATCCGCACGCATCATGGCAAGGGGCTGACCAAGTATTTTTATATCTCTTATCAGAATGAGCATCCCGATGAAGAAGTTGACAAAGAGGCCTTCCGATACCCGGGACCGAATCCTTTCACCAAGGAGCAAGCCATCCTGATGATGGCAGATTCGGTAGAAGCCGCTTCGCGCAGCTTGCACGAGTATACCGAAGAGAGCATATCGAATTTGGTGGATAAAATCATTGACGCACAGGTTCAGGAAGGCTATTTCAAAGAGTGCCCCATCACGTTCAAGGATATTGCTGCCGTAAAGTCGGTCTTCAAAGAAAAGCTGAAAACCATGTACCATACGCGCATCAGCTATCCTGAACTGAAGAACGCTCCGGCATCCGAGGACAAGAAATAG
- a CDS encoding low molecular weight protein-tyrosine-phosphatase: MKRILFVCLGNICRSAAAEEIMRSRLKRAGLEKEIEVDSAGISSYHQGDLADPRMRMHASRRGYHLTHRSRPVCTEDFYTFDLILGMDDANIDALREKAPDVESEKKIGRMTDYCRTKTADYVPDPYYGGAQGFENVLDILEDACNGLLASITSRFDEHK; encoded by the coding sequence ATGAAACGAATCCTTTTTGTCTGCCTCGGAAATATCTGCAGGTCGGCGGCTGCAGAAGAAATCATGCGTAGCCGCCTGAAACGTGCCGGACTGGAAAAAGAAATAGAAGTCGACTCGGCAGGCATCAGCAGCTATCATCAGGGTGACCTTGCCGACCCCCGGATGCGGATGCATGCGTCCCGAAGAGGGTATCACCTCACGCACCGTTCGCGTCCCGTATGCACCGAAGACTTTTATACGTTCGACCTGATTTTGGGTATGGACGATGCCAATATCGATGCCTTGCGCGAGAAAGCGCCCGATGTAGAGTCGGAAAAGAAAATCGGAAGGATGACAGATTATTGCCGCACGAAAACAGCCGATTACGTACCCGACCCTTATTATGGAGGTGCCCAAGGCTTTGAAAATGTCCTCGACATTCTGGAAGATGCCTGCAACGGGTTATTGGCATCTATCACTTCACGTTTTGATGAACATAAGTGA
- a CDS encoding glycosyltransferase family 92 protein, which translates to MKKALAEIIAGVIPNKMARNRWRGLLRYGALRAWRLKRRMKRDTTPPEYYLAVCAIAKNEGPYFEEWIEWHRKQGVEKFYIYDNGSTDETRRVLAPYIASGLVDYTYFPGQKMQLPAYDDCFERHRLEARWIAVIDLDEFIVPVKDPDIPTFLRRMENFSAIEINWLVYGSGGAKNKEPGGVMERFRRHSLPGHRLNTHVKSIADPRRVCTMTGCHEAARLSGHAADSHGMPLTKGFRDRKPQQDVIRINHYAVKSYEEFLAKRARGRARINTLRDMSYFDAYDLNDIEE; encoded by the coding sequence ATGAAGAAAGCCTTGGCAGAAATCATAGCGGGAGTAATCCCGAATAAAATGGCACGCAACCGCTGGCGCGGCCTGCTGCGCTACGGAGCGTTACGCGCATGGAGGCTGAAACGGCGGATGAAGCGCGACACCACCCCGCCCGAATATTACCTGGCAGTGTGCGCCATCGCCAAAAACGAAGGGCCTTATTTCGAAGAATGGATTGAATGGCACCGCAAGCAGGGAGTCGAGAAATTCTACATCTACGACAACGGAAGCACCGACGAAACCCGCCGCGTGCTTGCTCCCTACATTGCGTCGGGCCTGGTAGACTATACCTACTTCCCGGGGCAGAAGATGCAGCTCCCCGCATACGACGACTGCTTCGAGCGCCACCGGCTGGAAGCGCGCTGGATTGCCGTAATCGACCTTGATGAGTTCATCGTGCCCGTGAAAGACCCCGACATCCCTACCTTCCTGCGCCGGATGGAAAACTTCTCGGCAATAGAGATTAACTGGCTGGTATACGGCAGCGGAGGCGCGAAAAACAAGGAGCCGGGAGGAGTCATGGAACGATTCCGGCGGCATTCCCTCCCCGGACACAGGCTGAACACGCACGTCAAGAGCATTGCAGACCCGCGCCGTGTCTGCACCATGACCGGATGCCACGAAGCGGCACGCCTGTCCGGACATGCAGCCGACTCGCACGGCATGCCGCTGACGAAGGGATTCCGCGACCGCAAGCCGCAGCAGGACGTCATCCGCATCAACCATTATGCCGTAAAGTCGTACGAAGAATTCCTCGCCAAGCGCGCCCGCGGCAGAGCCCGCATCAACACGCTGCGCGACATGAGCTATTTCGACGCTTACGACCTGAACGACATTGAAGAATAA